Part of the Bacteroidota bacterium genome is shown below.
CGTACGTTTATTTTGCCCAGCGTATCAATGGTAGGGTTAGCCGTAAATGAAGCTTGTGTTGCTGTTCCATTATTCTGAAAATAAGCCAGTGTACCATTGCGCTTGCCTATTACTAAATCTAACTTTCCGTCCTTGTTTAAATCAATTAGTTGTGGTGCAGTTTCTGTTCCTGCATTTATTGCAAAATAATTGCTATCGCGTTTGGTAAAGCTAATAGTTGAACCTGTTGATGTGTTTTCGAAATAATTGATATAACCATTATACCAACCAAAAATCAAATCTTTTTTACCATCGCCTGTTAAATCGCCAAAGGTGGGTATAACACTTGATAATGCTAAACGGGTGTTGGCTTGTATATCGGCCAAATTGGTATCAACTAAATTAAAAACCGGATTGGTTTGGGTACCTATGTTTTTATATAAATACAATTGGTCAAAACCGTTTTGTGTATATAACCAATTGCCCGCAGTACTTACTACCATATCTTCATCGCCATCGTTATCAATATCAACAAATATTGGCCTTGAATTACCACCTAAGTCTATCATTTCATCCTGCAAAAAATTATTTTTTACATAACTAAAATTGGCAGGTACATTGTTGCTGGCTGCTAAGTTTTTATATAAATAAACATGCTCGTTATTTTTTACCGCAGCAGGCTCGTTGGTGGTAATAATCATATCGGTTACACCATCGTTATCAAAGTCTTTGAAATAAGGTGCAGGCCATATTAAATCCATCGGACGGAATGTGTTGCGGGGAAATATAGTGTCTTCACGTATCATACTATCGTATCCGCTTGCACTTTGTTCTTTACCGTTTTCTAAATAAATAAGTGGTGCAAAAGCACCATCACCAAAGAAAAAATCTTTATCGCCATCCGCATCCATATCAAACGTGGCAAAGGCATTGTTTACGTGCCTTGAGCTTTTACCTACCACCGTTACGTTTAAACCTAAATTAAAACCATGTGTATTTATTTTATAGCTAAAACCGCCCCAGTTTAATTGAGCCAGCTTATATTTTATCGAATCACAGAAAGCATTTCCGTTTGGTCTTGCATTTAAAAACAAATTAAAGTAATTAGAGCCTGTAGGTGATTGAATAAAATCTAATTTTCCATCGTTGTCAATGTCGTCAATTACATTCAAATCGGTTGAACTAAATTCAATACAATCATCTATATCCTGAAAATTATGGTATAGGCAATTCCCTTTTTGTTCAAACTTAAAATTACCGGCTGTAGAAATATTTTTTAAATACCTGATGCCATTAGGCTTGCCAAAGGTATTGGGTTCCACCACAAAAGTAGGACCTGTTGAAGTAAAGATATCTTCTTTACCATCGCAATTATTATCAATTATTTTTAGCCATTGAATTAATGGGGGGAACTGTTGCTCATAACTTGGCGTATATACCCAGTTATTCCCCTGCCATAAATAGGTTAAAACTTTATTCCCTACTCTGTCAAACACCACTAAATCGGGTTGTCCGTCATTGTTTAAATCCAGTTTATTAAACTGGGGGTTTTGCAAACCACCAACAAATGGCGCCTTTAAGGTGTCACTGGAATTTCTTTTTAAAAACTTAGCGTTATTGGCATAATAAAAATGGACATTTTGTGCCGATACATAACCGCTTGTGAACAATAGTACAATAAAAATTCGTAGTACTTTAATCATAATTATTTTGTTTTGTAATCAAATATACATTTTAAAGAATGTATAGCATCTTAAATTTTACTTAAACATTATGATGGCATCAATAAACGAATTATATAAAATATATTTACAATACCCATACATTTCAACTGACACAAGAAATATAAAGAAAGACAGCTTGTTTTTTGCCCTGAAAGGTGAAAAGTTTAATGCCAATGAGTTTGCTGCTGATGCATTAAAAAGCGGAGCTAAGTATGCTATTATTGATGAAGAAAAATATAAAGTTAGTGACAGCTACTTATTGGTTGATGATGTATTAGAAACGCTTCAACACCTAGCCACCCATCACAGGCAGCAATTACAAATACCTGTTATAGCCATAGTGGGTAGCAACGGTAAAACCACTACCAAAGAGTTACTCACTGCAGTGCTCAAACAAAAGTTTAATGTACTGGCTACTCCGGGTAATTTTAACAACCATATTGGCTTACCCTTAACTATACTGCAAATAACTCCCGCACACGAATTGGCTATTATTGAAATGGGCGCCAACCATGTAAACGAAAATGCTTTTTTATGTGACATTGCCTTGCCTTCGATGGGTATAGTAACCAATAACGGAAAGGACCACTTGGAGGGATTTGGAAGCATGGAAGGTGTTATTGCATCGAACATGGAATTGTTTACTTTTTTAGCAAAAAACAATGGTATTGCTTTTATTAATAAACACGATGAAAGTTTAATGCAAATGGCTGAAAATGTAAGCAACAAAAAAACATACGCGGCCAATTTTGAAGGAAGAACCATGCAAGCTGACTATGCTTGTTTTGCCAATGCAATAAGGCCCACTATTGAGTTTACTTTACCCAATGGCACTTTGCCTATTCACTCTAATTTAAGTGGCGATTATAATTTTGATAATATTATGGTAGCCGTGGCTTTTGGCTTGTATTTAAACTTAAGCGAAACGGAAATAAAAAATGGTATTGAAAGCTATCAGCCTGCCAACAACCGTTCGCAAATAGTTAAGACCAATACCAATACTATTTATATGGATGCTTACAATGCCAATCCGAGTAGTATGGAACTATCTATAAAAAACTTTGCGGCCATGCCCTTTAATGACAAAGTGCTTTTTTTAGGTGATATGTTTGAATTGGGAAAATATGCCGAGGATGAGCACCAAGCTATTGTTAACTTATGCCAAACATTGCATTTAGAGGAAGTATATTTATGTGGCCATGATTTTGCAAAAACACAAACTCATTACAAAACATTTGCTACTACAAACGATTGCTTAATATATATTCAAGCCAACCCCATTAAACATAAAAACATTTTTATGAAAGGCTCAAGAGGAATGAAGCTGGAATCGTTAGTACCTGCGCTTGATTAATTGGTAAACAGCAAATAGAAATATACCGCAGGAACTGATAAAAATAGTCCGTCAAAACGGTCTAACACACCACCATGTCCGGGTAAAATATTACCGGAGTCTTTTACATTGATATTGCGTTTTAGTAATGATTCGGTTAAGTCACCAAAGGTGCCAAACACCAGCGTTAATAAACCTACTATTATCCATTCATATACTTCTAATACATCAAAGTATTCGAAACGCACTAATACAAACGCTACAACTATTACCAAAGCAGCACCGCCTGCACTTCCCTCCCAGGTTTTTTTAGGGCTTACTCGTTCAAATAATTTTGTTTTACCAAACTTGCGACCCACTAAATAAGCACCTGTATCGCATGTCCATAACATAATAAAATATCCTATTGGCAAAGCTCCATCATAAATCATGCTGTTGAAACGACCAAAGTCGGCAAGCATACTCAATGGAAAACAAATGTATATAATACCTAATACCTGATAAGCCAATGTATCGAATTCACGTTTGGTGTTTTCGAAAAGCTTAATAATAAACATGAACAAAAACACGGGAATCAAATGGTAGAACCAACTTATATCCCACTGGTTGCGGATAATTAAAGCAAACATTAAATTGATAATACTGCCTGTAATTACACCCAGGTACTGCTCTATCCAGTTTTTATCGGGTAAAAGCAATTGGTAAAACTCCCTTAAGCATAAAAAATTAACGGTAAAGAGTAAAATATAAAACGACCACTCATTTAATACAGTGCAAAGCACAATGGTTAATACAAAAAACAAACCTGTAATGGCTCTTTGCCAAAAATTACTCATGGTATTAATTATTTATTTAAGCTATTGATATTAATTAAATGCAATGCGCTAACAGCATTTTCCTGATGGCAATATATTTCTATTTTGCCAAATAGTTGTGCGTACGAACTATCTGTTTTGTTAATTTCTGAGGTTTCAATTTCGTTGTTAAACAGCAACTGCCTTATATTTTCAGCATCAAACAGGTTGTTTGTTTCTGCTATTTTAACCCAATTACTCATGAATGTTGTTTATAAATATTTGATTGAACCTTAATTTGCTCATGCTATACAGCATAATTACCAAAGCCAATATAGCCAGGGCTGTAATGTAAAAAGGAAAAGTATATTCATCGCGTAAGAAATAAATACTCGGATCCTTTTGCAACAGGTAATTAGCAATAAGCGCAATGGCATTGTTTAAGAAATGGGCTAATACACCTACCCAAATATTACCGCTGTAAGCAAATATATAACCCAGTACTACGCCAAATAAAAAGCGGGGTAAAAAGGCATAAAACTCGCCATGAGCAGCACTAAATAGCAGGGCTGTGAATATGACTGAAACATGTAAATTATAAAAACACATGCGCACAAAATTTTGCAGGCAGCCTCTAAAAAATACTTCCTCCACTATAGCCGGTACTACGGCCACCACCAATAAATTAAATAACAATTGACCAATAGTATTGGCCCTGATAAACATTTCTGACTGTTTTTTAGCCACCTCTTCTGCGTTTCGTAAATAATGTTCCCAGTTTTCAAAATTGGCCGGAAATTTAATATTGTTGTTTAATTCCAGTAACCATGACGAAACGGGAATAGCGGCAATAATTAAGGCAATACCAAACAGGTAATTATAATATTTGGTAGGATGTAATATACGTAAAAAATGTGCCGGGTTTTGATGGAGCGATTTGCTGAAAAAATAAGCCGGTATTATAAAAGTACCTACACTGATAAGGATTTGATTTAACTTAACGGCTAATACACCCGATGGGTTTGCAGCAGGGTTATTTAATATATCATTGATGCTTGTTTGTAAATTAATATTTAAAAACAACTTGGTTAAAAGTAAGCCAACACCGCTTGCCAGTAATGTAAAGCAAATAACCATTCCGAAAAGAATAAGTATGCGCCACAAAAAAAACACAATTGGGTTGGATGCAAATGAGGGTATATTAGACATTTTCGTATTTTTGCAGGCGCAATATAATTTTTTAATAAGTAATTGGTAAAAATAAGCAATATAGAGCTGGGAGAGTTTCCTCTTTTACTGGCACCCATGGAAGACGTAAGCGATCCTCCGTTCAGAGCCGTATGCAAAGCAAATGGTGCTGACTTAATGTACACTGAATTTATTTCGACTGAGGGTTTGGTTAGGAATGCCATTAAGAGCAGGCAAAAGCTTGATATTTTTGACTACGAAAGACCTATTGGCATTCAAATATTTGGTGGTGATGAAGAGGCTATGGCTTTGGCTACGCAAATTGTAGATGCTACCAATCCTGATTTGGTTGATATTAACTTTGGCTGCCCTGTAAAAAAAGTGGTTTGCAAAGGGGCAGGTGCAGGCGTACTTAAAGATATTGAATTAATGGTACGCTTAACAGAAGCGGTAGTAAAATCGACCAAACTGCCGGTTACGGTTAAAACCCGTTTGGGTTGGGACGAAAACAGTAAAAATGTAGAAACAGTTGCCGAAAGACTACAAGATGTGGGAATAGCTGCACTCAGTATTCATGGCAGAACCAGGGCTCAAATGTATAAAGGCGAAGCTGACTGGACCTTAATTGGTAAAATAAAAAACAATCCGCGTATTCACATTCCTATATTTGGTAATGGCGATATTGATAGTCCGCAAAAAGCGGTAGCGTATAAAAACAGGTATGGAGTTGATGGTGTAATGATAGGCAGAGCGGCTATTGGTTACCCCTGGATTTTTAACGAAATAAAACATTTTATAAAAACGGGTGAATTATTGGATGCTCCTTCTGTTGAACAAAGGCTTGATGTGTGTAAAACGCACTTAACCAAAAGTATGGAGTGGAAAGGTGAAAAATTAGGCATTCTGGAAATGCGCAGGCATTACACCCACTATTTTAAAGGATTGAACCATTTTAAAGAGTACCGCACTAAACTGGTAACTCTGGATACGAAAGAAGCGTTAATGGAAGTTTTTGAAACAATCAAAGAAAACTATCTGGTAAACGAACCTTCTTTTTAATAATTTTGACATTCTCCAAACTTAAAAACTACTGATTTACAGAAGCTTTACTTGGCTTTGTAAAAATTCTGTCATAAGCATTAATGCTGAGATTCATCATGCTGTTTATAGCATAAGTGTAACGACTTTTGTCGGCTCTAAAATGAAAGAAATGAAAATAAAATTATTTACACTTATCGCACTTGCTTTTGTAACAAGTGGCACTTTTGCTCAAATTACAATAACGGATTCAGTTAGCATGCTTCCTTCAACCGTTGTTGATGTATTTTACAACCTTGAAACAGGTAAAAAAGATACTGTTAGAAACAACAACTGGCATTTAGCTTTTGCTATGCGCCATGCGCAACCACCTTTAAAAACCATGCAGGCTGCAACCGTTTTAATTAACGAAGGCAGAGGTGTTTCTTTATACAGCAGTACTCAAACTTTAACTAACTGGAGTACATTTGATACTACCAACTGGATGAGCTGGCCAAGTAACTTTAACAGCGATTCAACTTTAGAAGTTGGTGCTTTTAACAAAGGCTTAAATTCATCAAACCCGTTTGATTACGGTTGGGGACAATACAATACAACCAGCAGAGATGTAGTTGGAGCTAAAATATTTTTAGTAGCTATTGATGGTCCTTACCCGGGTGCACCTTCTTCTGGTTTCAGAAAAGTTTGTATTCAAAAAATTGCTTACGATTCGCAATGGGTATTTACAATCAGTAAATTAGACGGAACTGATAGCAATACCGTAACTATTAACAAAAGCCAGTTCAACGGTAAATTATTTGCTTATTATAACATGAACACCAATACTGTAATTGATAGAGAGCCTATTCCTTACTCACAATGGAATTTATTGTTTACCCGTTACAAAACATTGGTAACATTAGGCCCGCAAACAGTTATGTACCCGGTAATGGGTGTATTGCAAAACCCGAACACTATGGCTTATAAAGTAGCAGGTGCTACTGCCAATGCTGCTATTTATGATACGACTAAATTCAATGCAAGAGTTAGAGGTATTGACTGGGATTGGAAAGAAATTACTACAACTCCGGGTGAGTGGCCTGTAAAAGACTCGTTAGTATATTTTACCCGTGTTGACAATAAAATTAACAAAATTAAATTTACTCAATACTACGCTGCATCTGACAGACAAGTAGTTGTTTTCAGTAAAACCAGCTATGCAGGCTTATCAGTTAACGAAAACGTACATAACAATGTTACTGCTTCTGTTTACCCTAACCCGGCAACTACTGAGTTAAACATTGAGTTAAGCAACGCTAAACAAGCTAATGTAACAATCAGTAACTTAAGCGGCAAAACGATTGCTACAGGTAACTTTACTAACGCAGGTAAAGTTGATGTTAGCGGTTTACAAACCGGTATGTACTTATTAAACATTGCTACAGAAAACGGTAGCCAAACAATTAAGTTTATTAAACAATAATTATTGTTTGGGTATTTCATTCGGTGAAAAATAAACACACATATTATTTACAACATATAAGCATGGCCATTTGTGCCATGCTTATATGTTTATATGCAAGTGCCCAAACCAATACCAACCCTGTTGACTCAACAAAAAACAAAGGCCTTAACGAAATAATAATTACGGGTCAGTTAGGTGAAAACACTTTACAAAAATCGGTACTAAAAGTAAAAGTAATTGATGCTAAAAGAATTCAGTTACAAGGTGCTTTTAACTTACCCACTTTATTGGCTAACGAATTAAATGTAAGAATTAACTATGATCCAATGTTGGGTAATAGCATATCTATACAAGGCATTTCGGGTCAAAACATAAAAATACTTATTGATGGTGTGCCGGTAATAGGCCGCGAAAATGGCAATATTGATTTAACGCAAATCAATTTAGCCAATGTAGAAAGAATAGAAATGGTGGAAGGCCCCATGAGTGTAAACTTTGGTACTGATGCCTTAGGCGGGGTACTGAATATTATTACTAAAAAATCGACCAAAAACAAAGGAAGATTGAGCCTTGGCACTTACGGAGAAACCGTAGGACAATATAATTTTGATGCCCAGGCTAACTTGGGTTTTAAGAAAACCGGTTACCAAATAAACTTTCAACGTAATTTTTTTGAAGGATACAATCCTGATGGAGAATCGCGTTTTAAAACATGGAAACCCAGAACGCAATACGTTGGCGATTTTAATTTTACTTATTTTATTAAAAACGGTTCTATTAAAATTAACAACCAGTTCTTTAACGAACAAACCACTAACAAAGGAACGCCCACAGTAAACTCGTTTGAAGCCACTGCGCAGGATGAGTATTACTTTACAAGAAGATTAGGCTCCAGCTTACTTTTTGATAAAAAATTAAACAGTAAATGGCAGTTAAATATTATTGCTGCTTACCAAAACTACCAGCGTATAAGACGCTCGGTTTTTAAAGACATGGTAAGCTTACAGGAAACACTTATTGCCGATGCCAGTTTACAAGATACTACTTACTTTAACCTGTACATGAGCAGAGGAACTTTAACCAATAAAACGGTTAACAACAGAAAACTGAATTACCAGTTAGGTTATGAGGTTAATATTGACCAAACGGAAGGAACAAAAATAGCCAACC
Proteins encoded:
- a CDS encoding T9SS type A sorting domain-containing protein — its product is MIKVLRIFIVLLFTSGYVSAQNVHFYYANNAKFLKRNSSDTLKAPFVGGLQNPQFNKLDLNNDGQPDLVVFDRVGNKVLTYLWQGNNWVYTPSYEQQFPPLIQWLKIIDNNCDGKEDIFTSTGPTFVVEPNTFGKPNGIRYLKNISTAGNFKFEQKGNCLYHNFQDIDDCIEFSSTDLNVIDDIDNDGKLDFIQSPTGSNYFNLFLNARPNGNAFCDSIKYKLAQLNWGGFSYKINTHGFNLGLNVTVVGKSSRHVNNAFATFDMDADGDKDFFFGDGAFAPLIYLENGKEQSASGYDSMIREDTIFPRNTFRPMDLIWPAPYFKDFDNDGVTDMIITTNEPAAVKNNEHVYLYKNLAASNNVPANFSYVKNNFLQDEMIDLGGNSRPIFVDIDNDGDEDMVVSTAGNWLYTQNGFDQLYLYKNIGTQTNPVFNLVDTNLADIQANTRLALSSVIPTFGDLTGDGKKDLIFGWYNGYINYFENTSTGSTISFTKRDSNYFAINAGTETAPQLIDLNKDGKLDLVIGKRNGTLAYFQNNGTATQASFTANPTIDTLGKINVRSRVDTYGNATPHIVDLDNDGIYEALVGSYSTGVTLYTDIYPNNAKPAIKIRSIFKDNTTLPADSLLQGFYTSVTVANIDGDTLPELMIGNQRGGFRFYKSSITGKISLGAADDLVNNKIEASVYPNPVKDVLTIETNLSNEQAEASIINALGVTVLTKTVNTSQPIVLSTTHLNDGFYFVKLNTESGKQLVRKILIQK
- the murF gene encoding UDP-N-acetylmuramoyl-tripeptide--D-alanyl-D-alanine ligase, giving the protein MMASINELYKIYLQYPYISTDTRNIKKDSLFFALKGEKFNANEFAADALKSGAKYAIIDEEKYKVSDSYLLVDDVLETLQHLATHHRQQLQIPVIAIVGSNGKTTTKELLTAVLKQKFNVLATPGNFNNHIGLPLTILQITPAHELAIIEMGANHVNENAFLCDIALPSMGIVTNNGKDHLEGFGSMEGVIASNMELFTFLAKNNGIAFINKHDESLMQMAENVSNKKTYAANFEGRTMQADYACFANAIRPTIEFTLPNGTLPIHSNLSGDYNFDNIMVAVAFGLYLNLSETEIKNGIESYQPANNRSQIVKTNTNTIYMDAYNANPSSMELSIKNFAAMPFNDKVLFLGDMFELGKYAEDEHQAIVNLCQTLHLEEVYLCGHDFAKTQTHYKTFATTNDCLIYIQANPIKHKNIFMKGSRGMKLESLVPALD
- a CDS encoding phosphatidate cytidylyltransferase encodes the protein MSNFWQRAITGLFFVLTIVLCTVLNEWSFYILLFTVNFLCLREFYQLLLPDKNWIEQYLGVITGSIINLMFALIIRNQWDISWFYHLIPVFLFMFIIKLFENTKREFDTLAYQVLGIIYICFPLSMLADFGRFNSMIYDGALPIGYFIMLWTCDTGAYLVGRKFGKTKLFERVSPKKTWEGSAGGAALVIVVAFVLVRFEYFDVLEVYEWIIVGLLTLVFGTFGDLTESLLKRNINVKDSGNILPGHGGVLDRFDGLFLSVPAVYFYLLFTN
- a CDS encoding CPBP family intramembrane glutamic endopeptidase; this translates as MSNIPSFASNPIVFFLWRILILFGMVICFTLLASGVGLLLTKLFLNINLQTSINDILNNPAANPSGVLAVKLNQILISVGTFIIPAYFFSKSLHQNPAHFLRILHPTKYYNYLFGIALIIAAIPVSSWLLELNNNIKFPANFENWEHYLRNAEEVAKKQSEMFIRANTIGQLLFNLLVVAVVPAIVEEVFFRGCLQNFVRMCFYNLHVSVIFTALLFSAAHGEFYAFLPRFLFGVVLGYIFAYSGNIWVGVLAHFLNNAIALIANYLLQKDPSIYFLRDEYTFPFYITALAILALVIMLYSMSKLRFNQIFINNIHE
- the dusB gene encoding tRNA dihydrouridine synthase DusB, which produces MVKISNIELGEFPLLLAPMEDVSDPPFRAVCKANGADLMYTEFISTEGLVRNAIKSRQKLDIFDYERPIGIQIFGGDEEAMALATQIVDATNPDLVDINFGCPVKKVVCKGAGAGVLKDIELMVRLTEAVVKSTKLPVTVKTRLGWDENSKNVETVAERLQDVGIAALSIHGRTRAQMYKGEADWTLIGKIKNNPRIHIPIFGNGDIDSPQKAVAYKNRYGVDGVMIGRAAIGYPWIFNEIKHFIKTGELLDAPSVEQRLDVCKTHLTKSMEWKGEKLGILEMRRHYTHYFKGLNHFKEYRTKLVTLDTKEALMEVFETIKENYLVNEPSF
- a CDS encoding T9SS type A sorting domain-containing protein, producing MKIKLFTLIALAFVTSGTFAQITITDSVSMLPSTVVDVFYNLETGKKDTVRNNNWHLAFAMRHAQPPLKTMQAATVLINEGRGVSLYSSTQTLTNWSTFDTTNWMSWPSNFNSDSTLEVGAFNKGLNSSNPFDYGWGQYNTTSRDVVGAKIFLVAIDGPYPGAPSSGFRKVCIQKIAYDSQWVFTISKLDGTDSNTVTINKSQFNGKLFAYYNMNTNTVIDREPIPYSQWNLLFTRYKTLVTLGPQTVMYPVMGVLQNPNTMAYKVAGATANAAIYDTTKFNARVRGIDWDWKEITTTPGEWPVKDSLVYFTRVDNKINKIKFTQYYAASDRQVVVFSKTSYAGLSVNENVHNNVTASVYPNPATTELNIELSNAKQANVTISNLSGKTIATGNFTNAGKVDVSGLQTGMYLLNIATENGSQTIKFIKQ
- a CDS encoding TonB-dependent receptor, producing the protein MAICAMLICLYASAQTNTNPVDSTKNKGLNEIIITGQLGENTLQKSVLKVKVIDAKRIQLQGAFNLPTLLANELNVRINYDPMLGNSISIQGISGQNIKILIDGVPVIGRENGNIDLTQINLANVERIEMVEGPMSVNFGTDALGGVLNIITKKSTKNKGRLSLGTYGETVGQYNFDAQANLGFKKTGYQINFQRNFFEGYNPDGESRFKTWKPRTQYVGDFNFTYFIKNGSIKINNQFFNEQTTNKGTPTVNSFEATAQDEYYFTRRLGSSLLFDKKLNSKWQLNIIAAYQNYQRIRRSVFKDMVSLQETLIADASLQDTTYFNLYMSRGTLTNKTVNNRKLNYQLGYEVNIDQTEGTKIANQKAQIGDYGLFGGAEIKLGNRLLIRPAARIIYNTKFDAPVIPSLNVKLDLNTNWVLRASYARGFRAPSLKELYLAFVDPNHSLHGNPDLKAETGHNIQLAVTHTKKLNKNYTLTVEPTVFYNRIHNMIDLVRLNSNTVAAQYTNISSFENIGFNINTGIASNTINAQVGYAFNARQNSIMQAAGTNTYFYTNEFRTNVSYTFSKALTTVSLFYKYNGVLQYYQYNMTDNSIILGTMNDFNLLDATVSKFLLKRKLNVTLGCKNIFNTINIQANLISGPHATGSNSAAVAMGTSYFASLKFNLDFFTTN